The Puniceicoccus vermicola genome contains the following window.
GTAGATGCTATGAGCGGATCCGAGGGATCTGCTTTTCTTGGGGCCTCTTCTTTCGGATACTAAACAGGCCCGGGTTAAGAGGACCCGGACCTGAAAAAATGAACCTGAAAGAAAGATTCAAAAAATGAAGTTATACATGGCGCTGGAACTGAGCAATACTAAATGGAAGCTGGCCTTCTCGACGGGAGAGAAGATACGGCTGATCACGATCGAGGCTCGTGATCAGTTGGCCTTTCAATCGGCCCTGAAGGCGACTCGGGACAAGTGGCAGCTAGGCGAAGACATTGAGGTTTTCAGTGTCTACGAAGCGGGCCGGGACGGTTTCTGGATCCACCGCTGGCTGGAGGGGTTGGGGATCAACAACGTCATCGTTGATCCCGCCAGCATTGAGGTGAACCGCCGCAAACGCCGAGCCAAGACTGACCGCCTGGACGCCAAGGCCTTGCTGCGTCAGCTGATTCGCTACCACGGCGGTGAGCATACGCTCTGGTCTGTCGTGCGCGTGCCGAGCGTGGAGCAGGAAGACCTGCGTCGGCGCGAGCGAGAGATCAAGCGACTGAAGAAGGAGATCGGTGCGGGCACAGCCCGGATCAAAAGCCTGCTTGTTTTGCATGGACTTCGCCTCGATTCACTTAGCAAGCTCGATACACGGCTCGATTCGCTGCTCGGTTGGGACAACCGCCCCCTCCCGGAACATATACGCAGCGAGATCGCCCGCGAATACGAACGCGTGGAGTTTGCCCGCACCCAACTCAAGGCTCTGGAACGTGCGCGGACTGCCCGAATCGCAAAGCCCCAAACAAAGGCCGAGCGACAGGCCCACAAGCTCACCCGGCTCAAGGCCGTTGGCGTCATCAGCGCCATGACCTTAAGCGAGGAGTTCTTCAGCTGGCGAGAGTTCCGCAACGTCCGGCAAGTCGGCGCCTGCGCCGGTCTGGATGGCTCCCCCTACGACAGCGGCGACAGCAAGAACGAACAAGGCATCAGTAAAGCCGGCAATGCCAAGGTCCGGGCCCTGATGATCGAGCTGGCCTGGTCGTGGCTGAGGAACCAACCCCAGTCGGATCTGGCCAAATGGTTCGACAACAACTTCGCCAGGGGAAAACGCAGCCGAAGAATCGGCATCGTCGCTCTGGCGCGCAAGCTACTGGTGGCTCTGTGGAAGTACTTGGAAAAAGACGAACTCCCCGCTGGGGCTCTCCTCAAAGAGACTGCCTGAGAACTTTTACCAATCAAACTATCTGAGCTTTATCTGACTTTGGTGGATTGATGGCCCGTTTCGATGCTGGAGATGGTAAATCCCACTCGTTCTTGTAGATTGGCGTCATCATGAAACCGCATATTCAAGCCTGCGATCAGGCGTATTTGGCATCAGGTGACCGGCTAGACCGGCACGGATAGAAGTTGGTCCCGAGGGCTACATAGCCCCGGATACTCAAATGCGGAAACCACTAAGATCAATCGCTCAAAATAAACATAACATTATCGCGATTATGACTTGACCCATAAATCACCATAGAAGCATCGACGTTTCGTCGATGAGGTTTGATGGCGGGCTCCGACCGGTTTGGGCGGCTTCGGTCATCCGCGAAGCGCGGATGCTATGGGATGGAGCGACTTCGCCTTAGACTCTCCCGGAAAGCACTTCCTTCTCGTAAGTGCGGACGTCTTTCATCCAATCGGTGTCGAGGGGGACGCCGCTCCGACGGCAATGCTCATTCCAGACTTCGCTCCAGGGGAGAGACTTGGTCGCTTCCAGCAGGGCGAGACGGCCGGTGTAGTCTCCCTCGGCTTCCAGCTTGCGCAGCTCGTCGGTTGGCTCGAGGAGGGCGAGAAGGAGGCTCTTTTGGCTGGCGCGGGTGCCGATGACCCAAGCGGCGATGCGGTTGATGGAGGCATCGAAAAAGTCGAGTCCGATGTGGGTCCGATCCAGGGCGTCGCAGCGGACGATCTCTTCGAAAATCGCTTTCGTCGGATCGTCGAGGAGGACGACGTGGTCACTGTCCCAGCGGACGCCGCGGCTGACGTGGGTCAAGAGGCTGGGAACAAATTGAAGAGCGCTGGAGATCTTTTCGGCAATCGATTCAGTCGGGTGGAAATGACCCGCATCGAGGCAGAGGCAGATTTGGTTCTTCACCGCGTAGCCGAGATAAAATTCGTGGCTGCCAACCGTGTAACTCTCGACACCGATTCCGAAGAGTTTGCTCTCCACAGCGTCAATATTCCACTCTTTGGAGACGTCCGCTGCGAGGACCGTGTCGAGACTCTCTTCGAGCCTCTGACGGGGAGCGGCGCGGTCGACCGGCACGTCCTTGTAGCCGTCGGGAATCCAGATGTTGGTCACGACGGGATTCCGGAGTTCTTCTCCGATGTCGGCGGCGATTTTGCGGCAGGCGATGCAGTGGTCGATCCAGTATTGGCGGATGCGGGAATCGGCGCTGCTCAAGGTGAAGCCACTTTCGGCCATCGGATGGCCGAAGCAGGTGGGATTGAAATCGAGCCCGAACTGCTGCTCCTTCGCCCATTCGATCCAAGGGCGGAAATGCTCGCTTGTCAGCTCAGTTCGGTCGGGAATTTCGGGGGCATCGGCGTAAATCGCGTGGAGATTCAGGCGCTTGGCACCGGGAATCAGCGATCCGGCTTTGTTCATGTCGGACCGGAGCTCCTCGGGTGTGCGGGCCCGGCCCGGATAATTCCCGGTCGCAGCGATCCCGCCGCTATCGCCCGTGCTGCCTTCGAAGCCGTTTACGTCGTCTCCCTGCCAGCAATGCAGCGAAATCGGGGTCTTGGCCAAGGTCTGGAGTGCTTGTTCCGTGTCGACGCCGAGGGCGGCGTAGCGTTCGAGAGATTCAGGGTATGACATCGGTGTCACTTTTGCGGGTGGATCTTCATTTGACAAGGGAAAAAGAGTGGTTTTTCCGGCGCGGATTGGCGGTGGGGCCAGGCGAAGGAGATTTGTTCTTCAGACACTGGGTCGAAGCGGAGTCTTTTTGCACTTTGTGAGTTCCTGAGGATTTTTCCCGCGTCATCCCTCCGGCGCTGAAAGGGCTCCTCCTTTCGGCTCTCATCTTTACTCTTTCCGGGAGGAGAGTCTTTCGTCAGAATCGTGGTCATGAAAATTCATCACTTTCTTTTCCTTCCCGCAGTTATGTTCCTTCTTTCCTGTGGAGGGGAGAAGGGATCCGATTCGGGCGCGAACGGGGACGACGAAACTTCGACGGTCGACAAGGTCGCAGACTCCGTGAAATCGGCTGGGGATACGGCCGCTGAGTGGACTCGATCGGCGGGGAACTGGATGACCGAGAAGTGGGATTCGATCAAATCATCTTCAGCGGAGAATACGGAGAAGGTGAAAGAGTCTCTTGATGAGCTTACGGACCAGCTGAATCAGCAGATTGCGTTGGCCCAGGATAAAGCCACAGAACTTTCAGGAGCCGCGAAAGTTCAGATGGAGAAGGGAATTCAAGGACTGAAGAGCGCCCGGAATGAGATCGCCGATGCCGGGTCACGGGTGGCGGATGCTACCAGCGAACAGTGGCCAGCGATCCAGAAAGAGGTCGCCGAGGCCTGGAAGCAGGCCGGTGAATCCATGCAGACGATCTGGAGTGCCGCCGTTGACGGTTCCGATGAAACGGCAAAAGACGACTCGGTGAGTAGCCCTCCCGCGGCGGAATAGGATCTGCCGTCCCCCGGGGATTCTCTTTGATTCGAGATCTGACCGATCAAATCTCGGAAGGTGCCTTCGCCGATTAGCTCGCTTTGCGAGAGGAAATCTGAAGGGCTTCGGAGAGAGCCTGACGGAGCCCGAGTAGATTTTCGTTATCGATCGTCATATCCTGATCGATGCTTTCGATATAGAAGGTATCGTTGGCGATTCCGTTCTCGGTCGCGATGCGGGCGAAGGTGATGTCGAACTGGTGATCGGTTATGATTTTCGAGAGGTTGTAGAGGAGACCGAGGTTGTCGGTCGCCTGCACCTCGATGATCGTCCGCTTGAGCGAGAGTTCGTGGTAGACGTTGACCACCGGCTCAAGTCGGACCGGGAGGTGTGCCGGAGTCTTGCTGAAGAATCCGGAGCTGAACCTCTTGGTTTCCTTCTCAATCAGTTCGAGTAGATCCTGTCCATCGATGAGGGCGGACCGGACGTGCTCTTCAAATTTGTTTTGAATGGCGAGGTCTTCGACGAGTCCACCGTTCGGGCCGACGACATAGAAGGTGTCGATGGCAATATGATCGGACCGGGTAATCGCCTTGGTGCTGAGGATGTTCATCCCGCAGACACTGAGGGCGCCAGCGAGTTTGTAGAAAAGTCCGGCGCGGTCCCACGTGACGACGTTCACGACTGAGAGACCTTGTTCTTTATTATCCTGCCAGTCGATAATCGGCGCGAGGGCACCGACGGATTCGGCACTCTGGATGCGTGCGAGGAGATCGTGAACCATGCGCAGGTGAAGTTCCACATCCTCCAGAGAGTTGTGGGCGAAATAGCGATCAGGTAGCAGATTGAAGTGGGCCTCAAGCTCGTCCTTGGACAGATCCTGGGCGATGGGCCGGCTCAGTAGATCTTTCTCGATCATGATCCGGTGCTCCTGTTCGTCTTCCACGGCATCCTGACCGCTCTCGAGGACTTCGAGCGTGCGGTGGTAAAGCATGTCGTGGAGAGATTGCTTGTAGCTGTTCCAGAGGCTTTCCGACGTGCCCCTCGCATCACAATAAGTGTGCGTGTAGAGGTACGAGAGCTGGGCCTTGGTTTCGGTAAGGTCGGCAAATGACTGAATCGTAGCGGGGTCATCGAGATCAAACTTCTGCCAGAATCGTGCCATTTCCATATGGTTTTCGATAATGAACAAAATTTGACGCTGTTGTGCCGCCGAGATCCCCATGTCTTCGAGGATGGGTTTGGCCATGATGACCCCCCGCCAATCGTGACCTTTGATGCCGTCCGCCTTGCCGATGTCATGCAGGAGAAGGATCAAATAGAGGAGAGTGGGGTGTTCGGTTTTTCGAATGGCTTCGAGATATCCGGTAAAGGGTCGCTCGTTTTTCTGAAAAACCTCATCGAGGTGGAGAATGGTGTCGAGGGTATGGATGTCCGCAGTGTAGCGGTGGAAAAACTCGTGCTGCACGAGGCAGGTCAGTCTTCCAAATTCGGGAATGAGGTGCCCCAGAACCCCGAGTTCATGCATTTTCGCAAGGATCGGCTGCACGTGTCCTGCTTCTTGCAAGATGGCCCGGAAGCAATTCTGCAGTGGGGTGGGCCAGGGATGGTCGATGATGAGGAGGTAGTAGCTCTCCTCGATCAGACTCTCCAGGTCGATGTGAAGATGAGCCTTATGCTGCTGGGCGATGCGGAAGACGCGGATCAGCCGAAGCGGGTCCTCTTCAAAAATTTTATCGTGGTCCGGGGTGAGGATGCCTTCTTGGAGGGTGAACCCGTCGATGTGGCGTTGGGGGTGGTGCCGCCTCGATTCGATGGCTTCCCGGAGGCCGAAATGGTCGGACCGGATTGGGAGGTTGCGCCGGAGAATGCGGTCCTCGACGTAGTGGGCGGTATGGAGAATGTTTTTGGCGTGACCGTAGTAGTCCCGCATGAAGGCCTCGACCCTTTCGAAAATTCCTTCCTGCGGATAGCCGAGATTTTTGGCGATGACGGGCTGGCGCTCAAGAGTGAGGACATCCGTCGCCCGATTGGCCAGAAAGTGAAGTTCGATCCGAACTTTGAGGAGGAAACTGTAGGATTCGACGAAGGCGTCGGCGCGTTCCTGGGTGAGGATTTCCTTCCGGACGAGGGTGCCCAGGTCCTCTGCATCGTACTTGATCCGGCTCATCCAGAGAGCGTTCTGATAATCGCGAAGCCCACCGACACCGTTTTTGATGTCCGGCTCCTGCATGTAAATGGAGTCACCGGATTTCCGGCGGCGCTGTCGCTGAGACTCGATTTGGCTCTCGATATATTCTTCGGGGTTGCGGTTGTGATAG
Protein-coding sequences here:
- the glnD gene encoding [protein-PII] uridylyltransferase, whose translation is MKILEDPLFRRVRAHAATRIHYDGEIPSREERTESYREFYRLERMMIERYHRKGDTGLRVAETGAIVLDVLLSEIFDAAQKITKEEFSDCVDQVALIALGGYGRCELCPFSDIDILLLYPGKRKNARLDEFQEVFTQEILYPLWDLGFKVGHSSRNLKQALDEVVAESKSKNAMLESRFVCGNPTPFRKFLRKFRPLYHNRNPEEYIESQIESQRQRRRKSGDSIYMQEPDIKNGVGGLRDYQNALWMSRIKYDAEDLGTLVRKEILTQERADAFVESYSFLLKVRIELHFLANRATDVLTLERQPVIAKNLGYPQEGIFERVEAFMRDYYGHAKNILHTAHYVEDRILRRNLPIRSDHFGLREAIESRRHHPQRHIDGFTLQEGILTPDHDKIFEEDPLRLIRVFRIAQQHKAHLHIDLESLIEESYYLLIIDHPWPTPLQNCFRAILQEAGHVQPILAKMHELGVLGHLIPEFGRLTCLVQHEFFHRYTADIHTLDTILHLDEVFQKNERPFTGYLEAIRKTEHPTLLYLILLLHDIGKADGIKGHDWRGVIMAKPILEDMGISAAQQRQILFIIENHMEMARFWQKFDLDDPATIQSFADLTETKAQLSYLYTHTYCDARGTSESLWNSYKQSLHDMLYHRTLEVLESGQDAVEDEQEHRIMIEKDLLSRPIAQDLSKDELEAHFNLLPDRYFAHNSLEDVELHLRMVHDLLARIQSAESVGALAPIIDWQDNKEQGLSVVNVVTWDRAGLFYKLAGALSVCGMNILSTKAITRSDHIAIDTFYVVGPNGGLVEDLAIQNKFEEHVRSALIDGQDLLELIEKETKRFSSGFFSKTPAHLPVRLEPVVNVYHELSLKRTIIEVQATDNLGLLYNLSKIITDHQFDITFARIATENGIANDTFYIESIDQDMTIDNENLLGLRQALSEALQISSRKAS
- a CDS encoding L-rhamnose isomerase produces the protein MSYPESLERYAALGVDTEQALQTLAKTPISLHCWQGDDVNGFEGSTGDSGGIAATGNYPGRARTPEELRSDMNKAGSLIPGAKRLNLHAIYADAPEIPDRTELTSEHFRPWIEWAKEQQFGLDFNPTCFGHPMAESGFTLSSADSRIRQYWIDHCIACRKIAADIGEELRNPVVTNIWIPDGYKDVPVDRAAPRQRLEESLDTVLAADVSKEWNIDAVESKLFGIGVESYTVGSHEFYLGYAVKNQICLCLDAGHFHPTESIAEKISSALQFVPSLLTHVSRGVRWDSDHVVLLDDPTKAIFEEIVRCDALDRTHIGLDFFDASINRIAAWVIGTRASQKSLLLALLEPTDELRKLEAEGDYTGRLALLEATKSLPWSEVWNEHCRRSGVPLDTDWMKDVRTYEKEVLSGRV
- a CDS encoding IS110 family transposase translates to MKLYMALELSNTKWKLAFSTGEKIRLITIEARDQLAFQSALKATRDKWQLGEDIEVFSVYEAGRDGFWIHRWLEGLGINNVIVDPASIEVNRRKRRAKTDRLDAKALLRQLIRYHGGEHTLWSVVRVPSVEQEDLRRREREIKRLKKEIGAGTARIKSLLVLHGLRLDSLSKLDTRLDSLLGWDNRPLPEHIRSEIAREYERVEFARTQLKALERARTARIAKPQTKAERQAHKLTRLKAVGVISAMTLSEEFFSWREFRNVRQVGACAGLDGSPYDSGDSKNEQGISKAGNAKVRALMIELAWSWLRNQPQSDLAKWFDNNFARGKRSRRIGIVALARKLLVALWKYLEKDELPAGALLKETA